A region of the Gopherus flavomarginatus isolate rGopFla2 chromosome 3, rGopFla2.mat.asm, whole genome shotgun sequence genome:
ATACTATACATCTCTGCAATCTAATTTTTGATATGAAAAATTATCCATTGAGATAAGAGAATTTCTATAGGAACCTAGTAAAATCTCTAAAACCTCTATCAATGAGGAATCCCACTCGAGATTTCTCTGTGTGAATTAGTATGTAAGTAATTATAAATTTAAATGTTATGCACAGGTAACATACATatctttaaaaacagatttagaCAAAGCCAAACAAATCCCTATCACTTAAGTCATGAGCAAAAGAAACATAATACAATAAATGTGATCATGATAATATGTTCTGTATACATACAGTGCACATTGCCATATTAGACACTCCAGAAGGGAGCCATTCAACTATCCTATCAGGTTCTGTGTCAAAGTAAGCTGTGCTCTTTCTCTCacaatggggtgtgtgtggtgggggaactTTCTCAGAAAGATCTTGTTGCTCTAATCTTTCTGACAGCAGATTCGTAGACTTGTTCTAAGGTAAAACTTAAATGTGTTTTGTTAGCACATATTGGCTACACATTCGAACTAATGTATTCTAAAAGTCTAGTGTAAACAAGCAGTGCATGGCTTAACACATGCTAAGCTGGTCAAGTTAAAGCCAGGAACACAGGTAAAAATTCCATCTGTTGGAAAAATTCCATTTGATATGATTATTTTGTGTGATGGATGACCATACTACTGGGTGGATGACCAGCCAGCACTCTGGTTTTATAGTATTGTAGGGCTAGGTTAGCAATCTGATACATCAAGTTAAGCACGTGAATCTAAATAATTGGCCTGAGTTTCACAGGTTCCAGTCACCTTGACCATCTACAACTCCCAATGACTTAGTGTTGCTTGTTGTTATAATTCCTTGCGTTAGGTTATTGCAAGAAGGCTTTTGCAAAAAAGTGAGCCTTGCAATGTACTCTGAAATGGTCATATGCTGGATCAGTCTTTTATCTGATATATTGTTCCACTTTCAATTGAGAATGCTTTCTCTCCTGCTCAATTGATCTGACACCATGAACAGTTAGTTGTATTTGTCTCAGAGGAATATAGCTGCTTCTGTTGGTCACAAAGGGAGATGCTGTCTGTAATGTTGCCATCCCTCAACCTGAGGATCTTTAAAGATGGAGACCAGGCCTTGAACTGGCACCAGAACTAAACTAGGAATTTGATGAAGATGTCAGAAACCAGCATGCAATGTTCTCAGGGTTTCTTCTTGCTAAGGAGGAGGGCTGCTACATTTTTACACTAGTTGGAGTTTCCATGTTGCTTGAGCCCTAGACAGAACGAGTTAGAATAGTCTAACCTGGATATGATGAATATATAGATCCCTGAGTGAGAGGAAGATGAGTAGTTTCCTGGCAAGTTGTGGGCAGAGAAAGGCACTTCTCGCTACTGTTGCTACCTGAGTATGCAGTAGAAAGCCACTATAGGTGATGCAGAATAGGAATAATATGGTCCTGTTTCAGGGAGTGAGAGTAATCTGGCTGTAGAATTCTATACCACTTTAAATGTAGAGAGTAAAGATTTAGAAAGAGGGAACTGCAATAGTTAAGTATCAAAGGCATAAAATGTGTATTATAGCAGAGACTCCCAAATAAGGACAAATTGTTGTAATTTTCTGAAGTAGAATAGGCAGATTTATGAACAAgatgtaaaagaaaagaaaaatcaagaaTGAGTCTAACATTTTTGGTCTTATGAGCAAAGTTTAGATTAGTCAGAAATACGGGACAAGCAAGACTTTTTAGCCAACAGGATGAGTTCAGTAGGGGAAAATCACTATGAAGCCAGAGAAAGAAGGCACTGTGGAGAATCAGTAAATGAAGATATAGAATTGAATGTCAAATACTTATCATCATAACTAGTCACTCCAAAACCTCAGCAAAGACCTGGGAGTGTTGCTTATCTCAAATAGCTCCTCAGGAGGACATAATGTTGACAAAGGCATAAGTTTTTGCTTGGGCTCTCCACATTCACATTTGACATCATTTCTCAGCTTCCACCTGGTCATATTGTCACCAGTCTTTGCCACATCAGTTCTTGCTTGATTTAGATCACACCATTGTTTTACTTCGATGTCAGAGTCTGGGAGGAGCTTTTCTGAAGGAACAAGGTTCTCCAAGATCATCAGCATTTCCTACCATATTATGCTTCCACCAGGCTATTTTGTGATAAAGAATTCTCAGAGGCAAAGCTCTTTCTGGACTTCAGCTTCTTGAGTATTGGAATGTGCCCATGCAGTGGGCGTCTTGGATCATACACCTattaatatttctctttttttaatgacGGCATCCTGTCTCACTGATGGTAGTACAATCCTGGCAAGGCAGTATAGCGACAGTGCAGGAGTCAGTTTCAAAGTCCCTGTGATGATGCTATAGAACTGATTGTCagttttgtatgcatgtgtcatagGGGGGAGGGCACTGGATGATGCCACCTACTGGCAATTCTGGGTATTAGCTCTGTTCAGTTCAGCACCCGCTTTCTTCTCTGTCACTGTTGCAGCTCTCCTTCCGCCCACAGAGTCACACCACAGAGGCTTTGTGAATTGTCCCTCTGGCTAGATCACACTATGATTCCCCTTCTGGGAGAGTCTTTCAAagtctctctctacaagcagcATCAGGCACTCCTCAAGCCCACTGCCCTGACTATGTCACTCCTGCAGTAGATGGTACAGGCCCACCcgctactctgggttccagtcccaggCCCTATAGCAAGCAATTAAGGTCTGTGATTATGTCAACTTTACTATGCTCACCCCTGGAATACTTCCTACCATGCTTCTTCAAGCTTTTCATTCTCTAGCCTTCCTAGTCAGACCCTACTCTCTTTGGCCTACCAGGTAAACCCTTTCTCAGGGGTTCCTACCCCACCGCCTTCTCCTTTATGATCAGGAGAAAACTGTAGGCTTCCTCTCTACAGCCTCCTACACTTTTGACAGCCTCCAGGCTTTATAGAAGCCCCCTGTTCCCTCACAGATGAGTTTCCTTCTAATTAGTGCCTTCTacacagcctaaatctccctccTGTTTGCAGCTTAATTGGTTGATTGGGCCCATCTGGCCTAATTCAACTCTTTCAGGGCTGGTGTAGggagtacaccccatcacagcatGGCTCAAATGTGACCATACCAGGGCATAGTACTACACAGCTGATTAACACAGGGTGAGACTGGTGTCTCAGAGTATTTTGGGGTCAGCTTTCCACTTTGTGTTGGCTGGTTTCTGAGGTACACAATTCCTGGAGTTCACTTTCCTTTTCAGCTTCTTGATTTACTCTTTGAATGTCAGTGACCCTAAGGTACACCAGATGTTCATAGCGCTCAAGGATTGTACTGGGCAATATCTGGAGTTTTTGCTTGGCCTGATGGCATTTCAGCTGGAAGATGCACACTTATGTCTTGATAGGGCTGGCATTCAGAAACCATGTGTGATAGTATTTTCCAAGTACACTCAGGGAGCCACTTACAATGTGCTCAGTGTTCTCAAATCTTTTCAGCTGTGTGGTGAGGCAAAGATCATCTGCTTAAATGAATCTTCACACATTGGGGAATTGTGGTTGGTTATTTGTGTGGACATTAAACAGCAAGAGTGATAGCACTGACCCTTGGGGTAATCCATTTGACTTTTCTGATGTTCCATCTTGACAAAGAAACATCAATTATTGTTTTGAGATGGGAGGAGAGGACCTGGTTGCTGTGATGGCGGCAGTCAGACGCCTGTGGGagatccgctggtcccacggatttggcggcaattcggctgcctgtctgctgtgcttggggcagcaaaaaagctagagccgcccctattTCCAAGCCATCTTTGATGTTTTTAGTTAGGTTTGCAACTTGGCTGCAGCACGAATGTCCTGGACAGAAACCAGCATGGTCATCCATCAGCTGCCTTTCCACTATTGGTGTTATTCTAACCATCAGCATCCACTCATATAGCTTTTGGATTGAGCAAAGTAATGATATTGGGTGGTAACTCCAAAAGGAGTTAGGGTCTTCAAGTGGTTGGAGTGATGCTATCAATCAATCACTTTAATCTGTCTTCACAGCCTGGGGATCTGCACTGTCTCTGTGCAAGAGTTAAAGAAGTCATACAGCTATTTCTGTACTCTCATCCTGCAGAGTAGTAATAGTTCACTAGACAGACCATTGAGTCCATCTGCCTTTCCATGTTTCAGAGTTTTCAGGGCTATTGTCACCCCTTAATATTCAGCTGCTCATTGTGGACTTTGCTGTCTctcagcgctggtagttacagctgtgttagtacagctgtatagggccagcgctgcagagtggccacacttacagcaaccagcgctgcagtgtggccacatttacagcacttgcagcgctgttgggagtggtgcattgtgggcagctatcccacagagcacctcgtcccatttcggcgctgtggcttgtgggaaggggaaggaagtgtgagtgtctttccgcttcctgttccaacgccccgcggtgctttgctacacattccgagcagtttggcggcattgtgattctacagcgctttttctgcgatttttgttataaatggagcctgagcagctgacgaccttattgatgaatgttgccagcacatcacgcatggcagtggagctattccttcagctgcaaagtgagagtgacaatgacagtgaggagtcagacgatgatattgaatcgcctcaatgtgaagacagtaaattgcttgtggaagtaacagacgtgctcagctccgtggaccggagcgtttgggctcgggaaaccagcactcagtggtgggatcacatcgtcctgcaatcctgggatgacgagcagtggctgcagaactttcggatgagaaaagccactttcatggcactgtgtgatgagctcgcccctaccctgcgccgcagggacacgagattgagagctgccctgccagtggagaagcgggtggctatagcaatctggaagctggcaactccagactgcttcagatcggtggtgaaccagtttggagtgggaaagtctacagttggaatggtgctgatgcaagtttgcacagccattaatcgcaccctgctaagaagaaccgtgactcttgggaacgtgcaggacattgtggatggctttgcagaaatggggttccctaactgtggaggggcaatagatgggacgcatattcctcttctgtcaccaccccacctggcatcagagtacgttaatcgcaaggggtatttctccgtggttctgcaagcgcttgtggatcaccgtgggcgtttcactgacatttactcaggatggcctggaaaggtgcacgatgcacgcatctttaggaacagttccctgttcaggaggctgagggccgggacttttttcccagaccgcaagatcacagtaggggacgtcgaaatgcccactgtgatccttggagaccccgcttaccccttaatgccctggctcatgaaaccatatacagggaagcttgacaggagcaaggaccggttcaactacaggctgagccggtgcagaatgactgtggagtgtgcttttggccgtttgaaagcccgctggcgctgtctttatgggaagctagatttgggggaaagcagcatcaccgctgttatatccgcgtgctgtaccctccataatatttgtgaagggaagggtgaaagattcagtgaggaatggacctccgaggttcgatgcctagaggatgagtttgctcagccagagagcggggctaatagggaggcccaggaaagggccacaaggattagggatgctttaagggagcgatttgatgctgagagccaacagtaatgtttgatgcatttgatgtgctttgctttaccttggtgtataatatttaccacttccagcaataatataatgtagtgaaaaagaaaaaaaaccctttattcaaaatacagtacataaaaggcaagggggttggggtggtggactgtacattcacaggtttgaatatgtcctattttgatcactattcaatgtctgctgcacttcaggattactatgctgcagaataattggggtggagtgaacagggtaagaattatagttatcagggctggtaggtgatcgtacaggtgttgggggcagctggggataataaggaactggctgctggagaaagttgttttgtggaaatactggggaacaaggaagagggctttgggagggctgtgggttacaatggtacatatttgtctgcatggctacaagagactcaaaagactcagtttggcgagccaggaggcttatcatctgctttgtggtttttttggcagacaattcctttctcctgctttctgtttgcctccattcatgtacactctgtctccattcatacatcttctctctccattcctgtgtcttcctactttctctgttgtagtggctcataacagatttgatcaattcctcttttgattttctaggattccgtctcaagttctgcaacctacgtgaggccggtgatccggctgcagtagtcaaggtcactagaaaaaagagagatagaaccatgtaatacacagaggctacattgtttattatcacacattgaaggactttttagacttttggtagcatccttctcacatacctcacataacacagagagggcagggaagctaagtcatggcgagcaatgaggtgagtggttttgccccgatttccccttgggagtgggaattgaccagtgGGTCACTGAggtttatcagcaatgggtacaggaggtagctggtgtcctgaagaggggacagtagtgaacaggaaggtggtgagctgcttggggggggggttgttctttggtccgcgttcacgccgtcctgctggtgaggggggggaagcaccgcggtgctggatgcctgcttggagggggggtggggaacacaggagcacaccgtggtgctggatgcctgcttggaggggtgTGCacaacaccggagcacaccgcgtggatgcttacgtgctgggagggggggttgggaacaccggagcgcaccgcagtgctggatgcctgcttggagggggggtggggaacacaggagcacaccgcggtgctggatgcctgcttggaggggggtgcataacaccggagcacaccgcgtggatgcttacgtgctgggagggggggttgggaacaccggagcgcaccgcagtgctggatgcctgcttggagggggagtggggaacacaggagcacaccgcggtgctggatgcctgcttggaggggggtgcataacaccggagcacaccgcgtggatgcttacgtgctgggaggggggtggggaacaccggagcacaccgcgtggctggctacgtgctgggagggggggggttaacaacagagcgccatgggctggggaaacgcgaacctggtgccctgcactcaagtatccctaaactctcaacagggtttcctactgccagacatatcactgctgcgtgttacctgggaagag
Encoded here:
- the LOC127047366 gene encoding uncharacterized protein LOC127047366 — encoded protein: MIDTQSSWAFRTDKPKIFRYSELFDLDLFGEETTQLGEMLLSRIGKEQYDYWRELIKITNLCHKREREKKKHWPPFSREKWGGVVEDSDSEATGVEGDTPESQYTCSQELFSSQEEASQSQQLEVDGEEETEDRARVTLTTAAGSPASRRLQNLRRNPRKSKEELIKSVMSHYNRESRKTQEWREKMYEWRQSVHEWRQTESRRKELSAKKTTKQMISLLARQTESFESLVAMQTNMYHCNPQPSQSPLPCSPVFPQNNFLQQPVPYYPQLPPTPVRSPTSPDNYNSYPVHSTPIILQHSNPEVQQTLNSDQNRTYSNL